Proteins from a single region of Choloepus didactylus isolate mChoDid1 chromosome 10, mChoDid1.pri, whole genome shotgun sequence:
- the LOC119504974 gene encoding non-specific lipid-transfer protein-like: MGFPEAARTHQIEAVPASSAVDGFKANLVFKQIEKKLEEEGEQFVKKIGGIFAFKVKDGPEGKEASWVVDVKNGKGSVLPNSDKKADCTITMADSDLLALMTGKINPQTAYFQGKLKITGNMGLAMKLQNFQLQPDKAKL, encoded by the coding sequence ATGGGTTTTCCTGAAGCTGCCAGAACTCATCAAATTGAGGCTGTTCCAGCCAGCTCTGCAGTTGATGGATTTAAGGCAAATCTTGTCTTTAAACAAATTGAGAAGAAGCTTGAAGAGGAAGGGGAACAATTTGTGAAGAAAATTGGCGGTATTTTTGCCTTCAAAGTGAAGGATGGCCCTGAGGGTAAAGAAGCCAGCTGGGTGGTGGATGTGAAGAACGGCAAAGGATCAGTGCTGCCTAACTCAGATAAGAAGGCTGACTGCACAATCACAATGGCTGACTCGGACTTACTAGCTTTAATGACTGGTAAAATTAATCCTCAGACGGCCTACTTTCAAGGCAAATTGAAAATCACTGGCAACATGGGTCTGGCTATGAAGTTACAAAATTTTCAACTTCAGCCAGACAAAGCTAAGCTGTGA